The Bos taurus isolate L1 Dominette 01449 registration number 42190680 breed Hereford chromosome 13, ARS-UCD2.0, whole genome shotgun sequence genome contains a region encoding:
- the TASOR2 gene encoding protein TASOR 2 isoform X2 translates to MSIYDINREQEYVKNSGGILGENELTPPSQLHPLLEKTETGFISEKIFETVSLSSDSLFQRTVSILHTSYLDSASEHGFQYSQVTLVKNDIFLNEYKAFYQEKKASNYTHEELQETYGFLLFETENQAKLVCQHGLCVGSSAITTLGDPAKGVYISKYSDYLHARPWYHGKSGYVVIFNLIKGKVKFVSENYTANYTSPSSGYDCHVAANTNKISHKTSHFRTFELSQYYLYELSGSTVTERPRQICPYLIVAFQYREPKKMAAPAHDHKSILELRENVLISPWKGKLIIQGCLLCDITLWSSYGTAVPKQLPHELDFKYVMKVSSLKERLPEAAFKKQNYMEHKVCCQDMCFNMYEVELSNKRGEKVDKLIESIKREQLAIIKCLEDREFFILLTSSALMYETGFREEQTGLHGLHLFHSPPPAAGLTDLKVEDNISLKVVPVLPALNCALLEAKKSFSEKGISLNTLVKHNFQDLSKVNKSPPLTAASQDGFKETGFSGQVSSGFDLTPPAEKCPLQSLTQLKSYFSNASGYILGVSTVLGLLAERPQSPSISDGICDAGFSLVMTPDPEFHNSEAEGRKDTETGNNSEDVFQARQGALVPLSLAPNLRVQPKRKASKLPMVQSKRVSLYRPFPKRTPARENKGPASSTTLKLVKGQFPQRRKRGAEVLTTQFVQIPKLGRKAQEAPSSKDVPVATNAKRARRRATSPDTPVPTAKPPMKKPPQKQRVNIVKGNQNPRLRKQPQPVFKCTSLQQNPCPPHWRHGVLTTGPIGKSLSSVCSKLFMTEDVLKSHHCTAYRESACRPRRSQAKGETALQLQSEISSGQDVISINTAQPEHVTVAPKAPTETSVVGCDSQALNMLADLALSAATSSTTSPEPRNLSGSLEPPQNSVLLSKEQPLRGTSDHEYHRGVKSQKGGPSPKPSSDQSRLSSDPTVSPEEESVGPGSWAPAEAQPALPKEIHESSDASQSSFVAAEHSYALLLVEHSKRGSPALAFAKTSTKGSDMGTPVGKVIPFLRTKMKSPLQKLSMALAFRHRGRLLPTGTQDFRCSSHTVFCCDGSFKVTFTCEADYSFSLDSKYTNNPLEKTVVRALHGPWNTDLPDNVEEVKLLLHMWVALFYSRQNKVVRSSRKVVEHSNPAKYVSINSTLESFEFGEIEEPSRVERFSVDPLVEASEAPRGHAAEVSCPDADPLRPFTKPSPVRGLELWVQNEQKEMFATVGHQESPESQNFICSYNNEIIRGKAEQESSGKLETSNLVLPCIGNTQANGPSIPGEDETFEPLDNTQVTSYNDTAPQTTFAKTYDEINSPSMICQKSVYSTLESKVDIFHAQRETEADALQGLTQCSSPINKECQPLLEGKGDMGYVMINLEPVTLTLEKSAYMPVQTEAVNRADKPTAFNVELTKQVSPAASLRHPVSTFEKSQMQGLGENPSLAVSGPKGTQYLHASSVRRETLAEETCSLQKGQAVAGSPSPSDNPMVMEALPLAKSPNYLLPREEMKLSQEFLLPTQNLLSISSEEIIEPSQVEVVPSSASAPLGKKDSLNCITSLRNTLCGSSELKKDKSGLNSENISIQSFNSTFTKEAGLSVNGEEVSLKVSEEDSNLDLTLTLSPPTSPREEAPTGEVEQLREAPLPCIDLQEMAEEILVPAEVPFIENRDVNSAANTSVKPAENKEGKGDHLQTVAFILSKETCTLEVAEEVHLASDFPFGSLIEEVSPASSPDPQAPVEEAPPAQATSPCGLKQCDALGEKSTSLSKVESGDLAITEKESSLVTATHPVEQDNSAQVQQMQLSAETPLQLQNRAGRKGRFLILPGDVTQETGQSKCGEGFSLSGKGPDCDGTVTQPACTATYGGSLENLVSSGYPLQPMGVETCSPHPHHRVLETSEPFSPAEIPENKSADMFVSTATPGAVVTSTQSLPEDVLSSDVKTHECCYILVKSLRSDPVAGAEGVQTHRQPEFPKPALPSGGATAAHSTGPSNTGTGFPTQEVPVVRMTHLLDSEDSGAELQGRAVDPGGASPQVLTSSPQGRQEPTCLLQEGSPCAVWDLLRGGLLPTYLQADAHPGTAAHGESASPEPNVSFAPRSGAPPIGGVSEEQLQRVSVGEAGTGGGMGVGVLSDIYYEPLSGDSDQDSVGEYGHPRYNTEESRASQYGHTGKREGASKDSHDSFLSLNTSDHHDWGYASQAPGLETSIPPRSWLGGLKKEATCVPCYVQIRDVCGVPRSYANFTVTRELRDTPRTLHGLRRRPRGMAPCGLLSSWMDTWQRTDDLTQNTLDLEHLRFAHKLKQIVKMGAAQHSALFPSAFPKEPPSQVTTGAFPGTPMPACLGLPPASRSRSPLVVTVVHQMPNHVDRSSSWKKRCGHGRNHLTNSDQNQTASFHLHKLKYNSTLKDSRNDIAVILSEYAEFNKVMLSSRQVVQDTEPPVALGAAMPRELCVCGPQPTSYEDLVADLCSSLRVKLERVVREACSSNFLFYLMETEDKSFFVRTKNILRKGGHTEIEPQHFCQVFQREKGALLVIIRNEDIASHLHQIPSLLKLKHFPRVVFAGVDSPEDILNNTYQELFRTGGFVVSDDKLLETLTLVQLKEIVKILEKLNENGRWKWLLHYRENKKLKEDVRVDSIAHKKNLILKSYQSANIIELLHYHQCDSRLSTKAEHLKCLVNLQVQHIHARFAVFLTEKPVVSREVFENSGILVTDVNDFIENIQKVAAPFRGSYW, encoded by the exons TTTTTGAGACAGTATCCTTGAGTTCAGACTCTCTCTTCCAGAGGACAGTTTCAATTCTCCATACTTCTTACTTGGACTCTGCATCTGAGCATGGTTTTCAGTACAGTCAAGTGACTTTggtgaaaaatgacattttcttaaATGAG TACAAAGCtttttaccaagaaaaaaaagctaGTAACTATACTCACGAAGAACTTCAAGAAACTTACGGGTTTCTTCTGTTTGAAACTGAAAATCAG GCGAAGTTGGTATGTCAGCATGGACTCTGTGTGGGCAGCAGTGCTATCACCACTCTGGGAGACCCAGCAAAAG gTGTGTACATTTCCAAATACTCAGACTATCTTCACGCAAGACCTTGGTATCATGGGAAGTCTGGTTATGTTGTAATTTTTAATCTAATTAAG GGAAAAGTCAAGTTTGTGTCTGAGAATTATACAGCTAACTATACTAGCCCATCTTCTGGCTATGATTGCCATGTGGCTGCAAATACTAACAAGATTTCTCACAAGACAAGTCATTTTCGCACCTTTGAACTGAGTCAG taTTACCTCTATGAACTTTCAGGCAGCACTGTTACTGAGCGACCCAGACAGATCTGTCCTTACCTGATTGTAGCTTTTCAGTACAGGGAACCTAAAAAGATGGCAGCACCAGCCCATGATCATAAAAGCAT ACTTGAACTCAGAGAAAATG TTCTCATCTCTCCATGGAAAGGGAAATTAATTATACAAGGCTGTCTGCTGTGTGATATAACTCTTTGGTCTTCCTATGGTACAGCAGTTCCAAAACAACT accACATGAACTAGATTTTAAGTATGTAATGAAAGTGTCATCTTTGAAAGAGAGACTACCAGaagctgcttttaaaaaacagaattacaTGGAGCACAAAG tctgttgccAAGACATGTGCTTCAATATGTATGAGGTGGAGCTCTCAAACAAACGGGGGGAGAAAGTAGATAAACTAATAGAATCCATTAAAAGGGAACAGTTG GCAATCATCAAATGCTTAGAAGATcgagaatttttcattttacttacgTCATCAGCCTTAATGTACGAAACAG GTTTTAGAGAGGAGCAGACAGGTCTACACGGGTTGCATTTATTCCACTCACCTCCACCAGCAGCAG gtCTTACAGACTTGAAAGTTGAAGACAACATCTCATTGAAGGTGGTGCCCGTTTTGCCTGCCCTCAATTGTGCCCTGCTAGAAGCAAAGAAATCATTTTCTGAAAAAGGAATCTCTCTAAACACATTAGTAAAGCATAATTTCCAAGACTTGTCCAAGGTGAACAAAAGCCCTCCACTGACTGCTGCTTCCCAGGACGGATTTAAAGAAACTGGCTTCTCTGGCCAAGTGTCCAGTGGTTTTGACTTGACTCCTCCAGCTGAAAAGTGCCCTTTACAGTCTTTAACTCAGCTGAAGTCTTACTTTTCAAATGCGAGCGGGTACATTTTGGGAGTGTCTACTGTGTTAGGTCTATTGGCAGAGCGTCCTCAGTCTCCTTCTATTTCAGATGGGATATGCGATGCAGGCTTTTCTTTAGTGATGACTCCAGATCCTGAATTTCACAACTCagaggcagaaggaagaaaagatacAGAAACTGGAAATAACTCTGAAGATGTGTTTCAAGCAAGACAGGGAGCTCTGGTCCCACTGAGCCTAGCACCAAATCTGAGAGTGCAGCCCAAGAGAAAGGCAAGCAAGCTGCCCATGGTACAGAGTAAAAGGGTGAGCTTGTACCGACCCTTCCCCAAAAGGACTCCTGCTAGAGAAAACAAGGGTCCCGCCTCTTCCACGACTCTCAAGCTAGTCAAAGGACAGTTtcctcagaggagaaaaagag GTGCTGAGGTGCTGACTACACAGTTTGTACAGATACCCAAACTGGGTAGGAAAGCCCAAGAAGCTCCTAGTTCTAAAGATGTTCCAGTGGCAACGAATGCTAAAAGGGCAAGGAGACGAGCGACCTCTCCAGACACACCTGTTCCAACGGCTAAGCCACCCATGAAGAAACCTCCACAGAAACAGAGGGTAAATATAGTAAAAGGCAATCAGAATCCAAGACTCAGAAAACAGCCACAACCTG ttttcaaGTGCACCTCACTGCAGCAAAACCCATGCCCCCCACATTGGaggcacggagtcttaaccactggacctatAGGGAAGTCCCTTTCCTCAGTTTGTTCAAAGTTGTTTATGACTGAAGATGTTCTGAAATCTCATCACTGTACAGCCTATAGAGAGTCTGCTTGTCGCCCCAGGCGGTCACAAG CCAAAGGAGAAACTGCTTTACAGCTTCAATCAGAAATTTCCAGTGGTCAAGATGTTATTAGCATAAATACAGCCCAACCAGAACATGTCACGGTGGCCCCAAAAGCCCCGACTGAAACCTCTGTTGTCGGCTGTGACTCCCAGGCCCTTAACATGCTGGCCGACCTGGCTCTGAGTGCTGCTACCTCTAGCACGACATCCCCCGAGCCCAGAAACCTCTCCGGCTCCCTGGAGCCGCCGCAAAACAGTGTTCTGCTTTCTAAAGAACAGCCTTTGCGTGGGACATCAGACCACGAATACCACAGAGGAGTTAAAAGTCAGAAAGGTGGGCCGTCACCCAAGCCGTCCTCTGACCAGAGTAGGCTGTCATCAGACCCCACAGTCAGCCCAGAGGAAGAGAGCGTGGGTCCTGGCAGTTGGGCGCCTGCAGAAGCCCAGCCAGCACTTCCCAAGGAGATCCACGAGAGTTCCGATGCAAGCCAGAGCTCTTTCGTGGCTGCGGAGCATTCCTACGCCCTGCTCCTCGTAGAACATTCAAAGAGGGGGAGCCCAGCCCTGGCCTTTGCCAAGACCAGCACCAAAGGCTCTGACATGGGGACCCCTGTGGGGAAGGTGATACCCTTCCTGCGCACAAAGATGAAGTCCCCGCTACAGAAGCTCTCCATGGCCCTGGCCTTCAGGCACAGGGGCAGGTTGCTGCCCACTGGCACGCAGGACTTCCGCTGCTCCTCACACACCGTATTCTGCTGTGACGGCTCCTTTAAGGTCACGTTCACATGTGAAGCAGATTACTCTTTCAGCTTAGACAGCAAGTACACCAACAACCCTCTGGAGAAGACTGTGGTCAGAGCACTGCATGG GCCCTGGAATACTGATTTACCAGATAACGTGGAAGAGGTGAAGCTTCTGCTGCATATGTGGGTGGCTCTGTTTTATAGCAGACAGAACAAAGTTGTGCGGTCATCCCGGAAAGTCGTTGAACACAGCAACCCAGCAAAATACGTGTCCATAAATAGCACACTAGAGTCATTTGAGTTTGGTGAAATCGAGGAGCCCTCCAGAGTAGAGAGGTTCTCCGTAGACCCTCTGGTGGAGGCCAGTGAGGCTCCCAGAGGCCATGCAGCTGAGGTGTCCTGCCCTGACGCTGACCCCCTGCGTCCTTTCACAAAGCCGTCTCCTGTGAGAGGCCTGGAGCTCTGGGTGCAGAATGAACAGAAAGAAATGTTTGCAACAGtgggtcaccaggaaagcccagaaagCCAGAATTTCATCTGTTCTTATAATAATGAG ATAATTAGGGGGAAAGCTGAACAAGAGTCATCAGGTAAACTGGAGACTTCCAATCTTGTGCTTCCTTGCATTGGAAACACTCAAGCTAATGGACCTTCTATTCCTGGTGAAGATGAAACCTTTGAGCCTCTTGATAACACACAAGTGACCTCTTATAATGATACTGCCCCACAAACCACATTTGCCAAGACTTATGATGAGATCAACAGTCCATCAATGATTTGTCAGAAGTCTGTGTATAGCACCCTTGAGAGCAAAGTTGATATTTTTCATGCACAAAGGGAAACAGAAGCAGATGCTCTGCAGGGCCTTACCCAGTGTAGCAGCCCCATAAACAAAGAATGTCAGCCATTGTTGGAGGGGAAGGGTGATATGGGGTATGTGATGATTAATCTGGAACCAGTTACACTCACTTTGGAAAAAAGTGCCTACATGCCAGTACAGACAGAAGCTGTCAACAGAGCTGACAAACCAACAGCCTTTAACGTGGAGTTGACTAAACAGGTGTCACCTGCTGCAAGCCTTAGACATCCTGTGTCCACATTTGAAAAGTCACAGATGCAGGGCCTTGGGGAAAACCCCTCACTGGCGGTGTCAGGACCAAAGGGCACTCAGTACCTCCATGCCTCCTCAGTGCGTAGAGAGACACTTGCTGAAGAAACATGTTCCTTACAGAAGGGACAGGCTGTGGCAGGCTCACCTTCACCATCTGATAATCCCATGGTAATGGAAGCATTACCATTGGCTAAAAGTCCAAATTACTTGTTACCCAGAGAAGAAATGAAACTCTCTCAAGAATTCCTTCTCCCCACACAGAATCTCTTGAGCATCTCTTCAGAAGAAATAATAGAGCCGTCCCAGGTTGAAGTGGTTCCTTCGTCAGCCTCTGCCCCCTTGGGAAAAAAGGATTCCCTTAACTGCATCACATCACTAAGGAATACTCTGTGTGGCTCTTCAGAACTAAAGAAGGACAAGAGTGGTCTGAACAGTGAAAATATTAGTATTCAATCATTTAATTCCACATTTACCAAAGAAGCAGGCCTGTCTGTGAATGGAGAGGAGGTCAGCCTCAAGGTATCAGAGGAGGATTCCAACCTTGACCTCACTCTCACCCTATCACCACCCACGAGTCCTAGGGAAGAAGCGCCCACTGGTGAAGTGGAGCAACTGCGGGAGGCCCCGCTACCCTGCATAGACCttcaggagatggcagaggaaatACTCGTGCCTGCAGAGGTTCCTTTCATAGAAAACAGAGACGTGAACTCTGCTGCTAACACGTCTGTGAAAccagcagaaaacaaagagggaaAAGGTGATCATTTACAGACAGTGGCTTTCATACTTTCTAAAGAAACGTGTACCCTTGAGGTTGCGGAGGAAGTTCACCTTGCCTCTGACTTCCCATTTGGTTCCTTGATTGAAGAAGTGTCACCAGCTTCCAGCCCTGACCCCCAGGCACCAGTGGAAGAAGCACCACCAGCTCAGGCCACATCTCCATGTGGTCTGAAACAGTGTGACGCGCTTGGTGAGAAAAGCACCAGCCTCTCCAAGGTCGAGTCAGGAGATTTGGCCataacagaaaaggaaagttCTCTTGTTACTGCCACCCATCCAGTGGAACAGGATAACTCAGCTCAGGTACAGCAGATGCAGCTTTCTGCTGAAACACCTCTACAATTACAGAACCGCGCAGGAAGAAAAGGTAGATTCTTAATCCTTCCTGGTGACGTCACTCAGGAAACTGGCCAGAGTAAATGTGGGGAGGGCTTCTCCCTCTCAGGAAAGGGGCCGGACTGCGATGGCACGGTAACCCAGCCTGCCTGCACTGCCACCTACGGAGGTTCTCTTGAAAACCTGGTATCGTCAGGATACCCATTGCAGCCCATGGGTGTGGAGACCTGCAGCCCCCACCCACATCATCGTGTCCTGGAGACCAGTGAGCCTTTCAGTCCTGCAGAGATCCCTGAAAACAAGTCTGCTGACATGTTTGTTTCTACAGCCACACCAGGTGCTGTGGTGACCAGCACTCAGAGCCTTCCTGAAGATGTTTTGAGCAGTGATGTGAAAACACACGAATGCTGTTACATCCTGGTTAAGTCCTTGCGCTCTGACCCAGTTGCTGGAGCTGAGGGTGTGCAGACCCACAGGCAACCAGAGTTCCCCAAGCCTGCACTCCCCTCGGGTGGGGCCACCGCAGCCCACAGCACAGGCCCCAGCAACACGGGGACAGGGTTCCCGACACAGGAAGTCCCGGTTGTCAGGATGACCCATCTGCTCGACAGTGAGGATAGTGGAGCCGAGTTACAGGGAAGAGCCGTGGATCCAGGAGGTGCCAGCCCCCAGGTGCTCACCAGCTCCCCACAAGGCAGACAGGAGCCAACCTGTCTGCTGCAGGAAGGGTCGCCATGTGCAGTATGGGATCTGCTCCGTGGTGGACTTCTCCCCACGTACCTGCAGGCTGATGCTCACCCAGGTACTGCAGCCCATGGCGAGAGTGCCAGTCCAGAGCCCAATGTGTCCTTTGCTCCCCGATCTGGTGCACCTCCCATTGGTGGGGTCTCCGAAGAGCAGCTGCAACGTGTGAGTGTGGGCGAGGCAGGCACAGGCGGAGGCATGGGTGTGGGTGTGCTCTCTGACATCTACTATGAACCCCTGTCTGGAGACTCAGATCAGGACTCTGTGGGTGAGTATGGACACCCCAGATACAACACAGAAGAGTCCCGTGCTTCACAATATGGCCACACTGGGAAAAGAGAAGGTGCATCCAAAGACAGTCACGACTCTTTCCTGAGCCTGAACACCAGTGATCACCACGACTGGGGCTACGCGAGCCAGGCTCCAGGGCTGGAGACCAGCATTCCTCCCAGAAGTTGGCTGGGTGGACTGAAGAAGGAAGCTACGTGTGTGCCCTGTTACGTCCAAATCCGAGATGTCTGCGGGGTCCCCAGGAGCTACGCCAACTTCACCGTGACCAGAGAGCTCAGAGACACCCCAAGAACCCTGCACGGCTTGAGGCGGCGCCCCAGGGGCATGGCCCCGTGTGGCTTGCTCAGCTCCTGGATGGACACCTGGCAGAGAACCGACGACCTCACCCAGAACACTTTAGACTTGGAGCACCTGCGTTTTGCGCACAAACTGAAACAAATTGTGAAGATGGGAGCCGCTCAGCATTCTGCCCTCTTCCCCAGTGCCTTTCCAAAGGAGCCCCCATCCCAGGTCACCACCGGGGCTTTTCCTGGGACCCCAATGCCCGCATGCCTGGGGCTGCCTCCCGCCTCCCGAAGCAGGAGTCCTCTTGTGGTGACAGTCGTGCATCAGATGCCCAACCATGTGGACCGCTCCTCCTCCTGGAAGAAGAGGTGTGGCCATGGTAGAAATCACCTCACAAACTCAGACCAGAATCAGACCGCCTCCTTCCACCTCCACAAGCTGAAATACAACAGTACATTGAAAGACTCGCGCAATGACATCGCTGTCATTCTCAGCGAGTATGCCGAGTTCAACAAGGTGATGCTGAGCAGCCGCCAGGTGGTCCAGGACACAGAACCGCCTGTGGCTTTGGGAGCGGCCATGCCCCGCGAGCTCTGTGTCTGCGGCCCACAGCCCACCTCCTATGAGGACCTGGTGGCCGACCTGTGCTCCAGCCTGCGCGTCAAGCTGGAGCGAGTGGTGAGGGAGGCGTGTTCCAGCAACTTCCTCTTCTACCTCATGGAGACTGAAGACAAGTCCTTCTTTGTCAGAACAAAG AATATCCTGAGGAAAGGAGGCCACACAGAAATCGAACCTCAGCATTTCTGTCAAGTATTTCAGAGAGAGAAAGGTGCACTCTTAGTCATCATCAGAAATGAAGATATAGCATCCCACCTGCATCAG ATCCCTTctctgctgaagctgaagcacttTCCCAGGGTCGTCTTTGCCGGAGTCGACAGCCCTGAAGACATCCTCAATAACACCTACCAAGAGCTTTTTCGGACAGGAGGCTTTGTGGTATCAGATGACAAACTACTAGAGACTTTAACATTAG TTCAACTGAAGGAAATTGTCAAAATCCTAGAGAaactaaatgaaaatggaagATGGAAGTGGTTGCTTCACTACAgggaaaataaaaagctaaaggaAGATGTAAG agtgGATTCAATTGCACATAAAAAGAACTTAATATTGAAATCGTATCAGAGTGCAAACATCATTGAGCTGCTTCACTATCACCAGTGTGACTCTCGACTATCAACCAAAGCTGAGCATCTGAAATGTCTGGTGAACCTGCAGGTTCAGCACATCCACGCCAGGTTTGCTGTCTTCCTGACAG aaaAGCCTGTGGTCTCCAGAGAAGTCTTTGAAAATAGTGGCATCCTTGTGACAGATGTAAATGACTTTATTGAAAATATACAGAAAGTAGCAGCTCCGTTTCGGGGTAGCTACTGGTAA